TTCGAGCCGGCGCTGGTCCTCCATCAGCCGCTCGCGATCGCGCGTGACGACATCATAGAGATGCAGGGTCTGACCGATCATATTGGCGATCATGCCGAGGAAGCGCGCGTCGTCGTCGGTCGCCACGCGATAGCTTGCCGTCGAAGGGCGGTCGATCGCGAGGAGCCCGATGACCTCGCCGCGATCGAAGATCGGGGCCGCGATCACCGCCTGGCGCGCGCCTGAAGGACCGGCCGGCCAGGCTGCGAAATCGGCGTCGCCGTCGACGTTTTCCACAATCACCGGCGCCCGCGTGGTGACGACGCGGCCGATGGCGCGCTCCGGCAGGCGGGCGCCGCCCGGCCGCGCCGAGAATCCGCCCAGGCCGACCACCGGCCTGACCTCGCCGAAAGAGTCGATCAAGGCGATGACCCCACGGCGCAGATCGACGAAACTTGCGAGCAGGTCGAGAACCTGCGCCAGCACCTCGTCAAGCCGCCCAGGCGCCCCCAAAACTTTGGAAATCTCGTAAATGCCGCGCAAGGCGACATCCGCCCGGCACGACAGAGCGGGCATGGGGGGAAGAATCGTCGCGTCCGCCCTAGCCATTGCGGCGACGCTCCGGATCGCCCCGGCCTCCGTCACGCAGGCCGGTCCTGGACGCCGCTCCATGAGCGCCGCTCATTCCATTCCGCATCGAACAAAGGACGGAAGTCATCTTCTCCTCCAAGACCCGTTGTCGGGGCCGGCGGATATCGCCCTGTCGCGTCGCCGACCGGATCGTCAGATCACCTTGAGGGAATCCAACGGCACGAAATTGCCAGCCGGTTCCAGCTTCGGCTCGATAGCCTCCTTGTGCACCTTGAACAGGCGCTCCTGAATCGGCGTCGAAGCAATGAAGTCCTGATAGGCCTGTTCGAGATGCGCGCGGCACTGAGCCTTGATCTCGTCGTCGCCGAGACCGTCGAAAGCCCCATCGACCTCGCTGCCCTTGAGATATTGGCCCATGCGCCGCAGAATGTGCAGACGCGAAACATGGACGACGGTGGGCTCGAACGGCACGTCGAGATAGTTGAAGAAGTCTTCGGCCGAAGACAGTCTGCCCAGATCCTGCAATACGCTCATAATCTATCCCTCCACTCGCTCGTCGCTTCGGGCGCCCGTCTTTTTCAGACGGCGCTGCGTGTGATTGAGCCGCGCCTCCAGAAAATCGACGCGGTCGAGCAGGAGCGACAAGATTTCGCCGACCGGATCGGCGATGAGATGATGGTCGAGATTGACCCGGGCGCCGGCGGCGTTCCGCGGCAACGCGGCCTTCACCACCTTCGCCGGGATTCCGACCGCCGTCACGCCGGGCGGCACTTCCTCGACCACCACCGAATTGGCGCCGATCCGCGCGCCGGCGCCGACTTTGATCGGCCCCAGAATTTTCGCGCCCGCCCCGATCAGCACGCCATCCTCGATCGTAGGATGGCGCTTGCCCTGCGACCAACTCACGCCGCCCAGCGTCACGCCATGATACATTGTCACATTGTCGCCGATCTCGGCGGTTTCGCCGATCACCACACCGGCGCCATGGTCGATGAAGAATCCGTGGCCAATGGTTGCGCCGGGATGAATATCGACATTGGTCACGACCCGCGCGAACCAGGAAATGAACCGCGCGGGGAATTTGAAGTCCGACCGCCACAGGCGATGGGCAAGGCGGTGCCAGATGATGGCGTGAACACCCGGATAGGTGAGCGCCACTTCAAGGGTGTTGCGGGCGGCCGGATCGCGCGCCTTGACGCAGCCGAGATCCTCGCGCCACATTTTCCACAGGCTGGCGGAAGATCCCACTTCAGCGCCTCTATCAAGTGATGTGGCGGCCAAGGACATGATCGCGCTCAATGACCCGGGCGGAAGCCCATCGGAACGGGCACGACACGGACGAACTCACCAAGCGCCTCGACCACTTTCGCCTGAATCCCTTCGAGCGTCGCGCTGGCCAGCTTGCAGAACACGCAGGCGCCGGTCAGCCTGACATTGACCTTATTGCCTTCGACGGAGATCAGCTCGCAGTCGCCGCCATCGCGCTTCAAGGCGGGACGAACTTCCTCGATCGCCTCGCGGATCAACCGGATGCGTTCGCTCTCGGGCGCCGTGGAGGACTTGGCCACAGAAACATCGGTCTGCATCGTCATCTACCCTCTCCTTGCGGCAAAGATCAGCCAAAACTCTTGCCGCAGGAGCAAGAATGCGTGGCGTTGGGATTTTCGAATGTGAAGCCGGCGCCCTCGATGGCGACGACGAAGTCGATGGTGACGCCGGCAAGAAGCTCGCGGCTGGCGCTCTCGACGAAAACCTTGACGCCGTCGCGCTCGACGACCTCGTCATTCTCTTCCGGAGTCTTCACCAGACCCATCATATATTTGTTGCCCGCACAGCCGCCCGTCTCGACTTTGAGACGCAAGCCCTGGACAGGCTCCGACGCCCCCTTGATGGCGTTGCGGACAGCGTTGATGGCGCTGTCGGTGAGTTGGATCATTGCTGGTCCTCCAGAATGCAAGACGTTTCGCTCAAAGGATTAGCAAGACCCGCGCCAATGGCCTGACGCCGCTTTCGATCTTGTTTTTATTCGAACTCCTAATGGCGGCGGCGCGCCATTGTCGGCAAGCCGACAATGGCGCATGGTCATGATGCAGCCGCTTGGTCGAGGCCGCGAAAGATCGCGCAACGCTTGAACACGCCGAGGTCCGGCGGCGTGTCGCGATGGCGACAATATTTCGAAACGAGCTTGGCCAGCCCCTTGATGTCGCGTCCGCTGGTCTGCGGGTAGAACTCGACCAGCGTCGAGATCAGCTTTTCGTCGAGGCTCAAGGCGAATTGCTCCGACATCACCTTCCAGATGCGCGTACGCGCCTCGGCGTCCGGGGAATGAAAGCGGATCAGGGCGATGCAGCGCGACACGATCGCCTCGTCGATGTCGTCGATCCGGTTTGTGGTGAGGAAGAGCAGGCCGTTGAAATATTCCAGCACGCGCAGGAACACGCCGACGACCGCATTCATGGTCATGTCGTCCTGGCGACGCTTGATATAGACGTCGGCCTCGTCGATCAGCATCACCGCGCCCCAGCGCTGGGCGCGCAGCAGAGCCTCTTTCAGCGAGGTCTCCATCGCCGCGACATTGAGGCCGAGTTGGCCGGAATGAACGCGATAGAGCGGGCGCTTGACGATCTCGGAATAGACTTCGGCCGTCAAAGTCTTGCCGACCCCCGGCGGGCCGGCGCAGAGCACGGTCGTGCCGCCGGACTTGCCGGCGACGATATCGTCCATCAGCACATCCATCTCAGCGGTGAGAATGTCGATCAGATCGGTCTGCTCCTCGGGCAGAACCAGCTTCTGCTTGAGGTCCGGCTGATAAACATAGGGTTCGATGTCCTCG
This genomic interval from Candidatus Rhodoblastus alkanivorans contains the following:
- a CDS encoding NifU family protein; translated protein: MQTDVSVAKSSTAPESERIRLIREAIEEVRPALKRDGGDCELISVEGNKVNVRLTGACVFCKLASATLEGIQAKVVEALGEFVRVVPVPMGFRPGH
- the cysE gene encoding serine O-acetyltransferase, translated to MSLAATSLDRGAEVGSSASLWKMWREDLGCVKARDPAARNTLEVALTYPGVHAIIWHRLAHRLWRSDFKFPARFISWFARVVTNVDIHPGATIGHGFFIDHGAGVVIGETAEIGDNVTMYHGVTLGGVSWSQGKRHPTIEDGVLIGAGAKILGPIKVGAGARIGANSVVVEEVPPGVTAVGIPAKVVKAALPRNAAGARVNLDHHLIADPVGEILSLLLDRVDFLEARLNHTQRRLKKTGARSDERVEG
- the nifW gene encoding nitrogenase stabilizing/protective protein NifW is translated as MSVLQDLGRLSSAEDFFNYLDVPFEPTVVHVSRLHILRRMGQYLKGSEVDGAFDGLGDDEIKAQCRAHLEQAYQDFIASTPIQERLFKVHKEAIEPKLEPAGNFVPLDSLKVI
- a CDS encoding HesB/IscA family protein; translated protein: MIQLTDSAINAVRNAIKGASEPVQGLRLKVETGGCAGNKYMMGLVKTPEENDEVVERDGVKVFVESASRELLAGVTIDFVVAIEGAGFTFENPNATHSCSCGKSFG